The genomic stretch ACACAGCGTCATGGTTCTGAAGAACTGGACGTCCTGCCAATTGTTGGCCCTGGCAAAGTTGGCAAGAGCACCCTTGTTGCTCATGTTTGCAAGAATGAAAGGGTTCGTGATCATTTCTCAGAAATCTTGTTCTTGCGCGACCATGATTTTACAGATGATAACCTCTCTATATTCAGAGGATGTGCAACAAGACAACAAAATCGCACATCGAACTCGAATAAAGATAGGGGATGGCTAGTTGTTGTTGACTTAGTTGGTGATCTTAATGAAGATGCATGGAATGTGTTATATTCTTCTTGTAAACAGCGAATTCCAAGCACCAGTAAAATCATAATTGCAAGCCGATCTGCCAAGATCACGAAGTTTGCAACAACACATGCTCTAAATTTGAAGCATCTGTCCGGTGAAGCGTTCTGGTATTTCTTCAAGACAGTTACATTTGGAAGCATAGATCCCAGGATGCACCCGAGGTTTGTGCATGTGGCGATGGAGATAGCCAATATGTTGGACAGAGGCATCATTGCTGCGAACATGGTCGCTCGTCTGCTAAGGGACAATTTTGACATCCACTTTTGGTGCAAGGTTCTAGCCTTCTGGAGAGGGCTCGTAGAGAAGCATGTGTCCAAATTCGGTGTTCATCCATCTCATCTGATTAACCAGAATAAACCTGTCCATCTTGGAAGATTGGCTACACCTTTTGAAGATCTTATATTTTATTGTGAGCATCAAATCTCTTCACAAGAGGATTTTCCAAAGATAAGATTAGAAGATGTGATGTACGGAAGTGTTACGGCTCTTGGGAAATTGGAGCTCCTTGCATGGATTTCTCCAATACCGCCCTACTATAGATATTATGTTACTTGTGAGGTGCGAGAGTTAAAACGTAGACCTGCCAAGAGGAAACGTTCCATAGAAAATGGAAAGACTCTTTGTTAATTAGATGCATTGTCAGGAATATCTTTGTATGTTTTGGTAGGGTGTCACAAGTTACAGCATAATAGTAATGTCACAGGTT from Setaria italica strain Yugu1 chromosome II, Setaria_italica_v2.0, whole genome shotgun sequence encodes the following:
- the LOC101770903 gene encoding uncharacterized protein LOC101770903 produces the protein MESFLSAVLGELASRFINFFISRSSKPKVLEVEDRLKRALLRAQVIIDEATGRHITNQAMLQQLDMLRNAMHQGCYMLDTFRYQYHGVEDAKDQVVSHSLSLSKVSSLKGIGSSNRKTLLLEQLQEALENLSSMVLDVKELVVILLSYPRLNCQPYSMHLQLSNCMFGRQMESELVINFLLHTQRHGSEELDVLPIVGPGKVGKSTLVAHVCKNERVRDHFSEILFLRDHDFTDDNLSIFRGCATRQQNRTSNSNKDRGWLVVVDLVGDLNEDAWNVLYSSCKQRIPSTSKIIIASRSAKITKFATTHALNLKHLSGEAFWYFFKTVTFGSIDPRMHPRFVHVAMEIANMLDRGIIAANMVARLLRDNFDIHFWCKVLAFWRGLVEKHVSKFGVHPSHLINQNKPVHLGRLATPFEDLIFYCEHQISSQEDFPKIRLEDVMYGSVTALGKLELLAWISPIPPYYRYYVTCEVRELKRRPAKRKRSIENGKTLC